A window of Streptomyces sp. SAI-127 contains these coding sequences:
- a CDS encoding tetratricopeptide repeat protein, giving the protein MDEVTAAELPAALAMALRRPEVRRALVRLVEEGLPPALADSVLDRIGQYASGPRAGAHVRELADLLVREAGLRPGFTDGLAGWVKAALGAGTVDRHDDVANTVGASATVSGPVVQARDITGGVHFHPAPRPPAAAADVLPRQLAPVPGHFTNRHDELARLDRLVSTARDSPVVAVVSGPAGVGKTTLARRWLLARADSFPDGQLYADLRGHSPDGPARPGELLGQLLRSLGRTEVPAELNERAALWRSVTADARIALLLDNALSAAQVRPLLPGSVSAVTAVTSRNRLTGLGLEGAAFVPLSVLATRDAVELLSRRLGAERVRREPEAARAMARACANLPLAVCVAGARLAARPHQPLAAMARALSDAEGTGPLDALRVGRESAVRAALQESYRVLAPEPATAYRRLSLLPFTVFTPPVAAAVCGTGPDEADRFLDELAEANLVEDLGPDPRTRLDRYRFHDLLRAHARECADEAETERDVCGALRRVVDFYLSAATAAETLLTPSHRSLSRDYAGRPVPPPFTDAPGALRWLDAERDHLMAVLRTAADRGWHSSAWQLADAMWPLCLRLRPYELWIEAHEIGLAAARRADDRDGISRMLTSGGTGLRNVGRLEEALSWFRQARELAREEVAHRSEGETLEAARRNEAQALHGLGQTYRLAGRLAEAGTHFTRALALREEIGYQRGAALTRLSLGDTALAAGRPDEAVRQLECARTELTELSDHYDAARALALLGRALARRDGTRHEAADRTLLRALAEFEETGSVHWQGHVLEMLGEAAEERGDVERARDWYAQSLARYLPVSDRDRDRLERRLRALG; this is encoded by the coding sequence ATGGACGAGGTGACGGCCGCGGAATTGCCGGCCGCTCTGGCGATGGCTCTTCGCCGCCCCGAGGTGCGGCGGGCGCTCGTCCGGCTCGTGGAGGAAGGGTTACCGCCCGCGCTCGCCGACTCGGTCCTGGACCGGATCGGCCAGTACGCCTCGGGCCCCCGGGCCGGAGCGCATGTGCGGGAGTTGGCGGACCTGCTGGTGCGAGAGGCGGGCCTTCGGCCCGGCTTCACCGACGGGTTGGCCGGCTGGGTCAAGGCTGCTCTTGGTGCCGGAACCGTCGACCGGCACGACGATGTGGCCAACACCGTCGGCGCGTCGGCCACGGTGAGCGGCCCGGTGGTCCAGGCGCGCGACATCACCGGCGGGGTGCACTTCCATCCGGCGCCCCGCCCTCCGGCCGCAGCAGCTGATGTGCTGCCACGACAACTCGCTCCGGTGCCCGGCCACTTCACCAACCGGCACGACGAACTGGCTCGACTGGACCGTCTGGTAAGCACCGCACGCGACAGCCCCGTGGTCGCCGTCGTCAGCGGGCCCGCGGGCGTCGGGAAGACCACCCTGGCCAGACGCTGGCTGCTGGCGCGGGCCGACTCCTTCCCCGACGGACAGCTGTACGCCGACCTGCGTGGCCACTCGCCCGACGGCCCCGCCCGCCCCGGCGAACTGCTCGGGCAACTCCTGCGTTCCCTCGGTCGCACGGAGGTACCCGCGGAGCTGAACGAACGGGCCGCGCTGTGGCGTTCGGTCACCGCCGACGCCCGGATCGCCCTCCTCCTCGACAACGCCCTCAGCGCCGCCCAGGTGCGTCCCCTGTTGCCCGGTTCGGTCTCGGCCGTCACCGCGGTGACCAGCCGGAACCGGCTGACCGGCCTCGGACTGGAGGGCGCCGCCTTCGTCCCCCTGAGCGTTCTGGCGACCCGGGACGCCGTGGAACTGCTCAGCCGCAGACTCGGCGCGGAGCGGGTACGCCGGGAACCCGAGGCCGCGCGGGCCATGGCGCGTGCCTGTGCGAACCTGCCGCTCGCCGTGTGCGTGGCGGGCGCCCGCCTGGCGGCTCGGCCACATCAGCCACTGGCGGCGATGGCGAGGGCGCTGAGCGACGCAGAGGGAACCGGCCCGCTGGACGCGCTCCGAGTGGGACGCGAGTCCGCCGTGCGCGCCGCCCTCCAGGAGTCGTACCGGGTTCTCGCTCCGGAACCGGCCACCGCCTACCGCCGCTTGAGCCTCCTGCCGTTCACCGTGTTCACGCCTCCTGTCGCGGCAGCCGTCTGTGGCACGGGGCCCGACGAAGCAGACCGTTTTCTGGACGAACTCGCGGAGGCGAACCTGGTGGAGGACCTCGGACCGGATCCACGGACCAGGCTCGACCGTTACCGTTTCCATGACCTGCTTCGGGCGCACGCCCGGGAGTGCGCGGATGAGGCCGAGACGGAGAGGGACGTCTGCGGTGCCCTGCGCAGGGTCGTCGACTTCTATCTGTCGGCCGCCACGGCCGCCGAGACCCTGCTGACCCCCAGCCACCGCAGCCTGAGCCGTGATTACGCCGGTCGGCCGGTTCCCCCGCCGTTCACCGACGCCCCCGGTGCGCTGCGCTGGCTCGACGCGGAACGCGATCACCTGATGGCCGTCCTGCGCACCGCCGCCGACCGCGGCTGGCATTCCTCCGCCTGGCAACTCGCCGACGCGATGTGGCCGCTGTGTCTGCGTCTGCGCCCCTATGAGCTCTGGATCGAGGCGCACGAGATCGGCCTCGCGGCGGCCCGTCGCGCGGATGACCGGGACGGCATCAGCCGCATGCTGACCTCGGGCGGCACCGGCCTGCGCAACGTGGGCCGTCTCGAGGAGGCCCTGTCATGGTTCCGGCAGGCACGGGAGCTGGCACGTGAGGAGGTGGCCCACCGCTCCGAGGGCGAGACGCTGGAGGCGGCCCGCCGCAATGAGGCCCAGGCGCTCCACGGACTGGGTCAGACCTACCGCCTCGCCGGGCGGCTGGCCGAGGCGGGCACCCACTTCACCCGGGCCCTGGCCCTGCGGGAGGAGATCGGCTACCAGCGGGGCGCCGCCCTGACCCGGCTCAGCCTCGGCGACACGGCCCTGGCGGCCGGCCGGCCCGACGAAGCCGTACGACAACTCGAATGCGCCCGCACCGAGTTGACGGAGCTGAGCGATCACTACGACGCCGCCCGAGCCTTGGCTCTGCTCGGCCGGGCGCTCGCCCGCCGCGATGGCACCCGGCACGAGGCCGCCGACCGCACGCTCCTGCGGGCCCTCGCCGAGTTCGAGGAGACCGGCTCGGTGCACTGGCAGGGGCATGTGCTGGAGATGCTGGGCGAGGCGGCCGAGGAGCGGGGAGACGTCGAGCGGGCCAGGGACTGGTACGCCCAGTCCCTGGCCCGCTACCTGCCGGTCAGCGACAGGGACCGGGACCGGCTGGAGAGGCGCCTGCGTGCCCTTGGCTGA